A DNA window from Aneurinibacillus sp. REN35 contains the following coding sequences:
- a CDS encoding SNF2 helicase associated domain-containing protein has translation MDSIMINGKIEEYVAGRSRGETMTEASFFITKEMVRRWCSSNAMYQRGLSYYQHGRVSQLTFHPSQRGWHAVVTGSEDYDVEISMGSREIDAWCECPAYDTYRSCKHIVAVLLEIQERQDEEEIVVSPTLKTQKDSRNQRINSWDDYKYEQAAQLIDTVMNRVKPASEEKQIHGKQPVAIEYICKVHMPVSTGPRLLAIELKVGTQRTYVVKSMEEFLRSVIEGDSYYFTVKFSFDPSEHYLLAEDLEVMKLLKEIISNEAFFRVQQSYYWGSRNDRSLLIPPMIVDRLFSKLNGRAISFEEYTDVRFEIDPKENQLPLTFRLEKGSGEEFKLDVSDLKTIVFFESYGWFFQDGVFYKLSDAQKDMMSKFVPMLRSMEGASLPVAQKQMETFISYVVPGLKKIGQVEVAEQVSDRIISPPLQAKMFIDHEEERMFAKIEYHYGDIVIDPFRPDASNSFSRGIILMREMEKEQGIMKIFESTSFKYNGKECYIEGDQEIYDFLFATLPSLAPQVELYMSGSAQSLTLFRHHAPSTKIDVDSGGNLLEISFDMDEINQEEVKEILQSVVEKKSYHRLSNGAFVSLENDAFRTITHLFTELQVNKSQIKEGTLQLPVYRSLQIDGIISKTDTYSASLGKNFRRLIQELKNPDMIDFSVPASLHAKLRDYQHFGFQWLKTLAHYRLGGILADDMGLGKTLQTIAYLLSEKEEAKEGKRKSLIVVPASLVYNWKLECEKFAPDLEVAVVYGTREERMECFRKGEPDLFITSYPLLRQDFELYEEMEFDSLILDEAQAIKNHLTKTANAVKTIKAKKRFALSGTPIENSLDELWSIFDTILPGFFYNHRMFKDLEQEKIAQMVRPFILRRLKQDVLKELPEKIETIHQSELTKQQKELYVGYLGRIQQETRDSLQAGGFQKNRMKILAGLTRLRQLCCHPALFLENYKDKSGKMEQLMELIENALENKKRILVFSQFTSMLAIIREELAQKNIGYFYLSGQTPSRERIDMTERFNQGENDLFLISLKAGGTGLNLTGADTVILYDLWWNPAVEEQAAGRAHRIGQKNSVQVMRLIARGTIEEKIYEMQQKKKELIEQVIQPGETMLSSLSEAEICDILGI, from the coding sequence ATGGATAGTATCATGATCAATGGTAAAATAGAGGAATACGTAGCTGGCAGATCGAGAGGTGAAACAATGACAGAAGCATCTTTTTTTATCACAAAGGAAATGGTAAGGCGATGGTGTAGCTCTAATGCGATGTATCAGCGTGGCTTATCCTATTATCAGCATGGCAGGGTGAGTCAGCTTACATTTCACCCGTCGCAGCGCGGCTGGCATGCGGTGGTTACCGGAAGTGAAGACTATGATGTTGAGATCAGTATGGGGAGCAGAGAAATTGATGCATGGTGTGAATGTCCGGCTTATGATACATACAGATCGTGCAAGCATATTGTTGCTGTTCTTCTAGAAATCCAGGAACGACAGGATGAAGAAGAAATAGTAGTATCACCAACATTGAAGACACAAAAAGACAGCAGAAATCAGCGGATAAATAGTTGGGATGACTATAAATACGAGCAAGCAGCACAGCTTATCGATACAGTAATGAACCGGGTCAAGCCCGCAAGTGAAGAGAAACAAATCCATGGGAAGCAGCCAGTGGCGATAGAATATATATGTAAGGTGCATATGCCTGTTTCTACAGGACCAAGACTGCTTGCTATTGAGCTAAAAGTAGGGACGCAGCGAACCTATGTGGTAAAAAGTATGGAAGAATTCTTGCGTAGTGTGATAGAAGGGGATTCCTATTATTTTACAGTCAAGTTCTCTTTCGATCCGTCTGAACACTATCTTCTAGCAGAAGATCTAGAGGTAATGAAGCTCCTGAAGGAAATCATCAGCAATGAAGCGTTTTTTCGCGTACAGCAGAGTTATTATTGGGGAAGCCGGAATGACCGTTCCCTGCTTATTCCGCCTATGATTGTAGATCGGCTTTTTTCGAAACTGAATGGAAGAGCAATATCCTTTGAGGAATATACGGATGTACGCTTTGAGATTGATCCGAAGGAAAATCAGCTTCCGCTTACATTCCGTTTGGAAAAAGGATCAGGTGAGGAGTTTAAGCTTGATGTGTCTGATCTAAAGACAATCGTATTCTTTGAATCGTACGGATGGTTTTTCCAGGATGGAGTTTTCTATAAATTATCTGATGCGCAGAAGGATATGATGAGTAAGTTTGTTCCTATGCTGCGTTCTATGGAAGGTGCTTCTCTTCCGGTTGCTCAGAAGCAGATGGAAACCTTCATCTCCTATGTAGTGCCGGGATTGAAGAAGATCGGCCAGGTAGAGGTGGCAGAGCAAGTATCGGATCGCATCATCAGTCCACCGCTACAGGCAAAAATGTTTATTGATCATGAAGAAGAGCGGATGTTTGCCAAAATTGAATATCATTATGGAGATATTGTGATTGATCCGTTTCGCCCGGATGCATCCAATAGTTTTTCACGGGGAATTATTTTGATGCGAGAGATGGAAAAAGAGCAGGGCATTATGAAAATATTTGAGAGTACATCCTTCAAATATAACGGCAAAGAATGCTATATCGAAGGAGATCAAGAGATTTACGACTTCTTGTTTGCTACATTGCCGAGTCTTGCGCCTCAAGTGGAATTGTATATGAGCGGCTCAGCCCAATCCTTGACACTGTTCAGACACCATGCGCCTTCCACAAAAATCGATGTAGATTCGGGAGGGAATTTGCTAGAGATTAGCTTTGACATGGATGAAATTAATCAGGAGGAAGTCAAAGAGATCCTGCAGTCGGTTGTGGAGAAGAAGAGCTATCATAGACTGTCTAACGGAGCCTTCGTATCATTGGAGAATGATGCTTTTCGAACGATTACCCACCTGTTTACCGAATTACAGGTCAACAAGTCTCAAATCAAAGAGGGAACCCTGCAGCTTCCTGTGTACCGCAGCCTACAGATTGATGGGATTATTAGCAAGACAGATACGTATTCAGCCAGTCTCGGGAAGAATTTTCGCCGTCTTATTCAAGAACTAAAGAACCCGGACATGATTGATTTTTCCGTACCTGCGTCGTTGCATGCTAAGCTGCGGGATTATCAGCATTTTGGCTTTCAGTGGCTTAAGACACTGGCCCATTACCGTCTGGGCGGCATACTTGCCGATGATATGGGTCTTGGGAAGACGCTGCAAACCATTGCCTATCTGCTCTCGGAAAAAGAAGAAGCGAAAGAAGGGAAGCGGAAGTCACTCATCGTCGTACCTGCATCGCTTGTGTACAACTGGAAGCTTGAATGTGAGAAGTTCGCGCCGGATTTGGAAGTAGCCGTCGTGTATGGTACACGGGAGGAGCGTATGGAGTGTTTTCGTAAAGGTGAGCCTGATCTGTTTATTACATCCTATCCGCTGTTGCGGCAAGACTTTGAACTGTATGAGGAGATGGAATTTGATTCGCTTATCCTAGATGAAGCCCAAGCGATCAAAAATCACCTGACCAAAACAGCAAACGCTGTGAAAACGATCAAAGCAAAGAAACGCTTTGCGCTCAGTGGTACGCCAATCGAGAATTCCCTGGATGAGTTGTGGTCGATTTTTGATACGATTTTGCCCGGTTTTTTTTACAATCATCGTATGTTCAAGGATCTGGAACAGGAGAAGATCGCACAGATGGTACGCCCCTTCATATTGAGACGGTTGAAGCAGGATGTATTGAAGGAACTGCCGGAAAAGATCGAAACGATACATCAGTCGGAATTAACCAAGCAGCAGAAGGAGCTGTATGTTGGCTATCTTGGGAGAATCCAACAGGAGACGAGGGACTCCCTGCAAGCGGGCGGATTTCAAAAAAACCGGATGAAGATTCTTGCAGGATTGACGCGTCTTCGCCAGTTATGCTGTCATCCGGCACTCTTCCTTGAGAACTACAAAGATAAGTCAGGCAAAATGGAACAGCTAATGGAACTGATCGAAAATGCGCTTGAGAATAAGAAGCGAATTCTTGTGTTCTCGCAATTTACGAGTATGCTTGCGATTATCCGAGAAGAATTGGCGCAGAAAAATATCGGATATTTTTATTTGAGCGGTCAGACACCATCGAGAGAGCGCATAGATATGACAGAGCGATTTAATCAGGGAGAGAACGATCTTTTTCTTATTTCGTTAAAAGCGGGGGGAACAGGATTGAACCTGACCGGTGCCGATACGGTGATTTTATATGATCTGTGGTGGAATCCGGCTGTGGAGGAACAAGCCGCAGGGCGGGCTCATCGCATCGGACAAAAGAACAGTGTTCAAGTGATGCGATTGATTGCGCGTGGAACGATTGAAGAAAAAATATATGAAATGCAGCAAAAGAAAAAAGAATTGATTGAGCAGGTGATACAGCCTGGCGAGACGATGCTATCTAGCTTATCTGAAGCAGAGATCTGCGACATACTGGGAATATAG
- a CDS encoding aldo/keto reductase, which produces MAEQTKIGKTDLYVNKIGLGTNAVGGHNIYPNLSEEVGKDVVRTALDNGINFLDTAFIYGPERSEELIGEVLQERGRRDEVVIATKGAHKFVDGKIVLDNSPAFLKESVESSLRRLQTDYIDLFYIHFPDEDTPKDEAVGALRALKEQGKIKAIGVSNFSIDQLKEANKDGYVDVLQSEYNLFKREAEKELLSYTAEHNISFIPYFPLAAGLLGGRYTKDTTFEDGRAKNPMFQGEAFRRNLEKVEQVRDIAHAKNADVAHVVLAWYLTQPSIDVLIPGAKKPEQVKDNLKTVDVRLTDDEVKKISRIFQA; this is translated from the coding sequence ATGGCTGAACAAACAAAAATCGGTAAAACAGACTTATATGTGAATAAAATCGGTCTTGGCACAAATGCTGTCGGCGGACATAACATCTATCCAAATCTTAGTGAAGAGGTAGGCAAAGACGTTGTCCGCACCGCTTTAGACAATGGCATTAACTTTTTGGATACAGCTTTTATCTACGGTCCCGAACGCTCAGAAGAACTCATTGGTGAAGTACTGCAGGAGAGAGGCCGACGCGACGAGGTTGTGATCGCTACAAAAGGCGCTCACAAGTTTGTCGACGGTAAGATTGTGTTGGATAACTCACCCGCTTTTTTGAAAGAATCGGTAGAAAGCAGCTTACGACGTCTGCAAACCGACTATATTGATTTGTTCTATATTCACTTTCCGGATGAAGACACACCAAAAGACGAAGCGGTTGGCGCACTAAGGGCGCTGAAGGAGCAGGGAAAAATCAAAGCGATCGGTGTATCGAACTTCTCTATTGATCAGCTTAAGGAAGCTAACAAAGACGGATATGTAGATGTACTGCAATCCGAGTACAATTTATTCAAGCGAGAAGCGGAGAAAGAGCTGCTGTCATATACAGCAGAGCACAATATTTCATTCATTCCATACTTTCCGCTTGCGGCCGGACTGCTCGGCGGACGATATACAAAAGATACGACATTCGAGGATGGCCGGGCGAAAAACCCGATGTTCCAGGGAGAAGCGTTCCGCCGCAATTTAGAAAAAGTCGAGCAAGTACGCGACATTGCTCATGCTAAAAACGCTGATGTTGCGCATGTCGTTCTCGCCTGGTATTTGACTCAGCCCTCTATTGACGTATTGATCCCTGGCGCTAAAAAACCAGAACAAGTAAAAGACAATCTCAAGACAGTAGATGTTCGATTAACGGATGATGAAGTGAAGAAAATCAGCCGCATTTTTCAAGCATAG
- a CDS encoding homocysteine S-methyltransferase family protein, which yields MLIDELGKRTLLVDGGMGAELIRRIGVPMKTLFSAPSLNLTHPEMVKQIHKEYLEAGSDIITTNTFTANELMLSVYEKEAELVQQNARGVHIAKEAVEEHFNNTGKRCYVGANIGPLPFPEKHLHNKSLAELASLYETQFTALLDAEPDLLIIECAYHVETVKALGMLVERVFQTAYERIPIMLTATISENPSYIDGVTVAEFFAAAAQMKPDVVGFSCGYGLNHIEPVLMALDNIPKVLMPNAGLPDEQGEYPTDLRLLARRVVDLSSQYDIRVLGGCCGTTPAYIAELSSKVSAQNK from the coding sequence ATGCTGATAGATGAGCTGGGGAAGAGAACACTTCTCGTTGATGGAGGCATGGGTGCAGAACTGATCAGAAGGATAGGTGTACCGATGAAAACCTTATTCTCAGCTCCTTCTCTAAACCTCACCCATCCTGAGATGGTCAAGCAAATTCATAAGGAGTATCTAGAAGCTGGTTCTGATATTATTACGACGAATACATTTACTGCCAACGAGCTTATGTTGAGCGTGTATGAAAAAGAAGCGGAGCTGGTGCAGCAAAATGCCCGTGGGGTACATATTGCCAAAGAAGCGGTGGAAGAGCATTTCAACAACACGGGTAAGCGGTGTTATGTCGGTGCAAATATCGGGCCGCTGCCTTTTCCAGAGAAGCACCTGCATAACAAGTCGCTGGCTGAACTTGCTAGCCTCTACGAAACCCAGTTTACAGCCCTCCTGGATGCGGAGCCGGATCTGCTTATTATTGAGTGTGCGTATCATGTAGAAACGGTAAAAGCGCTCGGCATGTTGGTGGAAAGGGTATTTCAGACCGCGTATGAGCGCATTCCTATTATGCTTACCGCCACAATCAGTGAGAATCCAAGCTATATAGACGGAGTGACTGTCGCTGAGTTTTTTGCGGCAGCCGCTCAGATGAAGCCGGATGTGGTCGGTTTCTCCTGTGGCTATGGATTGAATCATATCGAGCCTGTGCTTATGGCACTGGATAATATACCCAAAGTGCTGATGCCGAATGCAGGGCTGCCGGATGAGCAGGGTGAATATCCAACAGATCTGCGGCTGTTGGCTCGTCGAGTGGTGGACCTGAGCAGCCAATACGATATTCGAGTGCTGGGTGGATGCTGCGGTACGACTCCGGCTTATATTGCCGAGCTGTCGTCAAAGGTGTCTGCGCAAAATAAATAG
- the gdhA gene encoding NADP-specific glutamate dehydrogenase produces MTTLQEIKKDELQVAKAYVDEVYETAKKRNPNESEFHQAVKEIFDSLVPVFAKHPAYMDSGILERIVEPERMISFRVPWVDDAGKVQVNRGFRVQFNSAIGPYKGGLRFHPSVNASIIKFLGFEQIFKNSLTGQSIGGAKGGSDFDPKGKSDGEIMRFTQSFMTELCKYIGPDTDVPAGDIGVGAREIGYLFGQYKRMRGGYEAGVLTGKGLGYGGSLTRTEATGYGTVYFVQEMLKDKGLEFAGSTVVVSGSGNVSIYAIEKAQQLGAKVVACSDSNGYIYDKNGINLDTVKRLKEVDRKRIRDYVKEHPQAEYYEGCTGIWSIPCDIALPCATQNEIDDVSAKILISNGVKAIGEGANMPSSLEAIDLFLQHDVLFGPAKAANAGGVAVSALEMAQNSARISWTFEEVDTKLHEIMTNIYRNSVEAAEKYGQPGNLVVGANIAGFLKVADAMMAQGII; encoded by the coding sequence CCTAACGAAAGTGAGTTTCACCAGGCTGTCAAAGAGATTTTCGATTCACTTGTTCCTGTATTCGCCAAGCACCCTGCCTATATGGATAGCGGAATTCTTGAGAGAATTGTCGAGCCAGAGCGCATGATCTCCTTCCGCGTTCCTTGGGTAGATGATGCTGGAAAAGTACAGGTAAACCGCGGCTTCCGCGTACAATTCAACAGCGCCATCGGTCCTTACAAAGGCGGTCTTCGCTTCCACCCTTCTGTAAATGCCAGTATCATTAAGTTCCTCGGCTTCGAGCAGATTTTCAAAAACTCTCTCACTGGACAGTCGATCGGCGGAGCAAAAGGCGGGTCCGACTTCGACCCAAAAGGAAAGTCTGACGGCGAAATCATGCGCTTCACGCAAAGCTTCATGACAGAGCTGTGTAAATATATCGGTCCTGACACTGACGTACCGGCCGGCGACATCGGAGTAGGGGCGCGGGAAATCGGATACCTGTTCGGACAATACAAAAGAATGCGCGGCGGATATGAAGCAGGCGTGCTAACAGGCAAAGGACTGGGATACGGGGGCAGCCTAACCCGTACAGAAGCAACTGGCTACGGTACGGTATACTTTGTGCAGGAAATGCTCAAGGATAAAGGGCTTGAATTCGCAGGAAGTACAGTTGTCGTGTCCGGTTCGGGCAATGTCTCCATCTACGCCATCGAAAAAGCACAGCAGTTGGGCGCAAAAGTAGTGGCTTGCAGCGATTCCAACGGCTACATCTATGACAAAAACGGCATCAATCTAGATACCGTGAAGCGTCTAAAAGAAGTGGACAGAAAGCGAATTCGTGATTATGTAAAAGAACATCCACAGGCGGAATACTATGAGGGATGCACAGGCATCTGGTCTATTCCTTGTGATATCGCTCTGCCGTGTGCTACACAAAATGAGATTGATGACGTCTCGGCAAAGATTCTCATCTCCAATGGAGTCAAAGCAATCGGTGAGGGTGCTAATATGCCTTCGTCATTAGAAGCGATTGACCTTTTCTTACAGCATGATGTTCTGTTCGGACCGGCAAAAGCGGCCAATGCAGGCGGTGTGGCTGTCTCTGCACTGGAAATGGCACAAAACAGCGCAAGAATTTCGTGGACATTTGAAGAAGTTGACACAAAATTGCATGAAATCATGACCAATATCTACCGCAATAGCGTAGAGGCGGCGGAGAAATACGGGCAACCGGGAAATCTGGTTGTAGGCGCCAATATCGCAGGATTCCTTAAAGTGGCAGATGCGATGATGGCTCAAGGGATTATATAA